The proteins below come from a single Desulfobacterales bacterium genomic window:
- a CDS encoding recombinase family protein, translated as MKANEVLKVLRITRGTLTTYCKKGFIKYSVLPNGRYIYDDESVYTFLNKNNTLKTVVYGRVSTSK; from the coding sequence ATGAAGGCAAATGAAGTTTTAAAAGTATTACGAATAACGAGAGGGACACTTACAACTTATTGTAAAAAGGGGTTTATCAAGTATTCAGTTCTACCGAATGGCAGATATATTTATGATGATGAATCGGTTTACACATTTTTAAATAAAAATAACACATTAAAGACTGTAGTTTATGGCAGAGTTTCTACCTCGAAGC